The region NNNNNNNNNNNNNNNNNNNNNNNNNNNNNNNNNNNCTTCTAAATTACACTGTACAATTTAAATATTTTAAATTATTGGACTAATCTTTTATAAATAATATTGATTTTTTCAACTATACGATGTATAATGAATATACTTCTTAATACAAaatgatttttaattgtgtaaacaaTTTTTATGAAATAATCATCACAAATGCAAACACTAGTTTTGCATTTCTTTTCTTaaggaacaagaaaagaaatttgatttttttaataaaGGACTTAAACAGCCATGAAATTTTGAGAAGTGTTcatgaaattttcaaaaaaatatattAATTTCTCGCCTATTAAAACAAAATCATGTATTTTTTAATAAATGTTGGTATATCATTTAACAGATATTTCTTGAAAGAAAGAACCAAAAATGAGAATAAAAGAACAGAAAAATGGAggcagaaaagaaaaaagaaacagaaaaacaatGAAAGAATAAGAAAATTGAGAAAAAACCAGAAAAAACACAAAATATATTCAAACTTAATCAGAAAATATTTAGAGACAGGCAACATGTTGAGCATTTGCAAAGAGAAAGGCCCAGAGTATTTCCTGTAGCCCAACATGTGATGTTTCTGCACAAGAAGGGACCAGTAAACTAGTCCCAACTAAAGCCCAAACAGAAAATTATTTGGCTAGAGAAATATGTACGTATTGTAAGATTATTTTTTAGGAAACGCATGTATTGTAAGATGATGTCAGCCAACTGAAACTTGATCTTTATTCTATAAATAAGACACATATTATCATGCAAAAAAAAGTCTCGGTTGACTGAGCCCTAGCCACACTCAATTCAATATATGTATCGAAAATCCTAGTTCTACTTAAAAGTCATACAAAAACTCTACGTCCTACTCCCTCCGGTCTTTTTCACTTTGCATATAAGATTTTGTCCGAAGTCAAGCTTCgtaaagtttgagcaactttatagaaaaatatatcaacattcacaatacaaaaTGAATAGCATTAGATGCATTACGAATTTAATTTCCATATTATATAacttttagtattgtagatgttgatacttTTTAATATAAATATGGTTAAATTTTATTAAGTTTGAtttcagacaaatcttatatgcagagtaaaaaggaccgaaaAGAGTACTACAGTACCAGTTTGTTGCATAGCTTATGTGCTCACACATGATGGTGTTCGTAGGAAGATGCTGGCGAGCGGCAAGGCCACAGACAGCCATGAGCTCAAGTGCGGCATGGATGAGATCCTGGAGGCGCAGCGCAAGGGCGAGATCAACGAGGATCACGTGCTCTTCATCGTCGAGAACATCAACGTTGCCGGTACATACATATGCTCACTTAATCCCTCTTCAGCTCTCCTCATGGTCGGCAAAGTCTGTGTTTGCACTAATAATATAAATTCCGGTGCTTACTCCCGTTGCGGTTGCACGCATGCTTGCTTGCACGCAGCGATCGAGACGACGCTGTGGGCAATGGAGTGGGCGGTGGCCGAGCTGGTGAACCACCCGGAGACCCAGCAGAAGCTGCGGCGTGAGATGGACAGGGTGCTGGGAGCCGGCCAccaggtcaccgagccggacacgcacAGGCTCCCCTAACTGCAGGCCGTGGTCAAGGAGGCGCTCCGGCTGCGCATGGCCATCCCGCTGCTGGTGCCGCACATGAACCTCCGCGACGCCGAGCTCGGCGTCCCCGCCGAGAGCAAGGTCCTCGTCAACGCCTGGCACCTCGCCAACGACCCCGGCCTGTGGGACCGGCCCGGCGAGTTCCGCCCCGAGAGGTTCTTGGAGGAGGAGAGGCACGTCGAGGCCGGCGGCAACGACTTCAGGTACCTCCCCTTCGGCGCCGGCCGCAGGAGCTGCCCGGGCATCGTCCTCGCGCTGCCGTTCCTCTGCATCACCGTCGGCCGCCTAGTGCACAACttcgagctgctgccgccgcccggCCAGGGCATGCTCGACAccaccgagaagggcgggcagttcAGCCTCCACATCCTCAAGCATTCCACCATCGTGGCCAAGCCGAGGGCTTTTTAACTTGATCAGCGTGCTCTGGAGTACGGAGTGGAGGGTTTTCCAGCGTCAAGGTTCACTAGTACTCCCtcagtccgaaaatacttgtcatcaaaatgaataaataaataaaatggatGTATTTTGACATATTTTAATTCTAGATGCattcttttttatccattttgatgacaagtattttcagatggagggagtagtagtttgcAAGCTCAGCGGGGTGGGTGTCGGTTTAGCTGGCGTTAGAGCATTAttagtagaaccctcaaaccctcaaatcctcaaagcacttttaagggttgagaagtgccactttttgacacttttaagggttgaaaaacaggggcaaatactagaaccctcaaacccaacccgtaaactgctttaagggttggatttgagggttctagtctttgcctcaaccccaacctttaaatctatcatttggcatctcacaatttatgacaacaagaacacaatcaacttccaaacaaactaccaaatgacaatcattgatgcatggtttaatagtttacatcacaaaatcatcatcttcctcctctcatcgGCACCATCACCAAAAGTTGCACCTCGGCGCCATCTCCTAGACCACAAGCGGGCTCCATCAAGCATGTCCATCGCCACCGATGGAGTCGTACACACCGCCATCACCACAACTACTCATCGGAGTGTCACCTCGAAAAGTAGAGGACGCAACACgaaacatcctcttcctctccgcgatgtcctccttgtagtccttccaccattgtaattggtcttgatccatgtccttcttggacatcatcatgtgctctttctcttccaccatgagttctttccatacctttgcctctttgagcttgatcatcctctcctccaactcggcCTTGCGCTTTGCTTCTTCACGTTTTGCTTCAACTTGTGCAAGCTTGACCTCTTTCTTCTTCTCGGTGATAAGAAGCTTCATCTCCAATGTCTTCGTTGTCAATTCCTCTCTTGCCTTTATCATGTGGTCCATCTTCTCCCTTAGGCTTGACGCCTCTTCTTCCATCTTCACCCTTAGCTTGCCCTTCTTGTTTCCCTCGGGCTTGCCCACgttcctctcctcctcatcttcactatcGTTCATCCTTAGCATTGCCGACTTCTTGGGTGCGGTCTCTTGATCCCTCAACTTCCACTTGTCAAAGGTTTGAAGAATTGACCAAACATGCTTAAATGGGAATGGCTTGCCCTTGGAAGCGGCCATCTCCTTGTACCTCAAGCCGGCAATTGTCTCCTATCAACCACACATAAATCACATAAGAACCCACCAATAGCATAGTGCACACACATAATCAAAAAAGTGAAGAAATATGTACTTACATAGTCACTCTCCACGGTTCCACTAGGTGGTGCATCCCTcacttggtccatggccgcactccAATGAGAACAAGCGGGCTTGATCAACTCCCAACGGCCTTGAAGCGACCGGAATGTGCGATGGATAAACCCACTATTCTTCGGCTTGATCCTACAATAGACGtcctcgatcctttgccaataGAGTTTACCGGTTTGATCGGTGCCGGTGGTAGCATCCATTCCCACAGCTGCCCAAGCACGAACCAAGAGGACATCTTCCGCCTCGGTGTAGTTTGTCGACCGAGCGtgtgggcgggaagcggcggtgaatgcctccacccctatctcggccacctcctcctcgtcatccccttcatcctcctcatcttcctccttttcctccaaGTCGTCTCCAACCCTAAAGGGGTCTAGAGGCGGAGCTTCGAGGTCCACCTCCGCGTTTTGGAGGAGGTCCATGAATGAGGATGGGGTTGCCATTTCCTCGAGCACCTCGTGCGCGGCGGGAGAAGGTTCGGCGACGGTGGCGGGCGGGGGCGCGGCCGCGGCAGGGGGCTTCTTCCGCGGCTTCTTCACGGCCGGGGACGAGCCGACAACCTTGGCGGCCCCTCGAGGCCCACGGCCGGCCGCCTTCGGGCGGCTCTTCTTGGGGGCGGGCGCCGGGGCCGTGGCGTGGGCAGGCNNNNNNNNNNNNNNNNNNNNNNNNNNNNNNNNNNNNNNNNNNNNNNNNNNNNNNNNNNNNNNNNNNNNNNNNNNNNNNNNNNNNNNNNNNNNNNNNNNNNNNNNNNNNNNNNNNNNNNNNNNNNNNNNNNNNNNNNNNNNNNNNNNNNNNNNNNNNNNNNNNNNNNNNNNNNNNNNNNNNNNNNNNNNNNNNNNNNNNNNNNNNNNNNNNNNNNNNNNNNNNNNNNNNNNNNNNNNNNNNNNNNNNNNNNNNNNNNNNNNNNNNNNNNNNNNNNNNNNNNNNNNNNNNNNNNNNNNNNNNNNNNNNNNNNNNNNNNNNNNNNNNNNNNNNNNNNNNNNNNNNNNNNNNNNNNNNNNNNNNNNNNNNNNNNNNNNNNNNNNNNNNNNNNNNNNNNNNNNNNNNNNNNNNNNNNNNNNNNNNNNNNNNNNNNNNNNNNNNNNNNNNNNNNNNNNNNNNNNNNNNNNNNNNNNNNNNNNNNNNNNNNNNNNNNNNNNNNNNNNNNNNNNNNNNNNGGCGCGGCCGCGGCGGGGCCTTCCATGGCTGGCGGGGCGGGAGGCAGCGGGAGGCGGCGGGAGCGGACgagcggttggctcccacgcgagcGAGGAGGACTGCGACGAGGAGGAGTGCGGGTTGGGCGGAGATTTTCCCCTCAACCCCTACTTCTACAGATTGCAAAGTCGTTTAAGGGTTGGACCTCTAAATTTTTTTACGGGTTTGAGGGTTTAGAGGTTCTAGTCTACGGCGTTTTTTCGGCGAAAACTGTAAAAATGCggttatttttaggggtttgagggtttgagggctctactagtaatgctcttaatACGTTTTGCTTGCTCGGTGTTGTATGTCAACTTTTGGTTTAGCAATCGtgcaaagaaaaaaaaacttttggTTTAGCAGGGCCGATGGCCATACATGTCCAAAAATCGACAAAATTTACATGCTGGAGCAAAGTTCGATGACTAGAAGAAGCACCAATTTCACTAACCAAACCACTGGATGACAGGATTctgcaagcaagacgaaacaatcATTACACAACCAACTATAGCCTTATTTCTGTTCATTTCTTTGATTTTGGATGCAAATCTACACAAAATTTGGTAACATGTATATGGAGAGATTATGTTCACTGAGAACTCACTGGACTTCTTATTCCTGGAGGACTGCTGGGGTATAACCACATCACAAACCATTCCACGCAGATGTAAGGGCAAATGGATTACCTAGCAAGTTTCTCTTCACAGAAGCTTCATATGGGCCGAGCCGGCTGGGCTGGCCACGGCGACAGCGGTTCTTCTCGGCTCCGGCTCTGCAAGCGGGGAGGAGGCCCGTGTCCTCGAGTCGCTGCCGGTGCAGGCCCCGCCGTTGGCTTCTAGGCGTGGCCGCAGCCCGGCGTGCCACCCCTCGCCTCGTTCTGCTCGCGGGCGCTCTCAGGAAAGCCTCACGCCGCCAGTTTCGCCTCCTCTGTCTCCCACAACTGTGCTACCTCCATCGCCACGTTCCAACAGAGGCGAGGCCCGGCCTTCTCCGACCTCGCTGGCTGCCCCAAGCCAGGAGCTGCTCCACCTCTGCTCACCACTCAGGCTCCAAGCGCCTCAGACCTCGCCGGCCAAGCCGCCGGGTTTTGAAGCCTCACCAACGCTACCTTTGGTCTCCAGCGGGCCTCTACGACGCACGCCATCGCCGCGACGGCTGTGTGGGCCTGCTACTGCAGGTGTCGTGGGCTTACAATGCCTCGCACCGCTCTTCGAGGATCGCCAGGATGCAATCTTGCCATCACCTACTTCAACTCCACCTAAGGCACCGGCTGCTCGTCGGAAAACCCTGGCTGGGGTCACCATTTCCAAGTCTGGTGGCTTATTCTCGATCCACAAGACACGCGCTTCAGGGTGTGCCAAGGCAGCGCCGGCTGCCAAGGCGGCGCCGGCTGCCAAGGCGGCAGAGCTGCTCCTGTGCCGCAGCTTGGGTATTGTGAAAGATGGTGAAGATGTCACTGCAGCTGCACTCGACGCCTTCGCGGACCGCTTCAAGGAGCAGTTGCCACCTGATGTGATTGCTGCTATGCGCGGATTGTTCAAGCTTGATGATGGAGATGCAACAGATGTCGAGGAGGCACTCATTGCGcatggaggaggaggcgccctcgaCCTGGAGAGGATTGATGAGGGCGCCGCTGTCCAGCAGGCGTCCTTTTGAGCTGATGCTCCATGTTTTGGGTTCCCAGGTTTCCCAATGATAGTACAACCTTTTCAAACTTCAGGGGGCTGGTCTCTGCTCAAGAGCGATGAGCTGAATGCTACGTGGTTGATGTGTGTTGGCCTGCGGCCATGTATCAGGTGTGATGTTAGTGTTGTTGCTGATGGAAGACTAGACTCTGTTAGGAAGTGCACTGTCTCCTGTGAGAATGCCACTTTGTGT is a window of Triticum dicoccoides isolate Atlit2015 ecotype Zavitan chromosome 2B, WEW_v2.0, whole genome shotgun sequence DNA encoding:
- the LOC119367849 gene encoding uncharacterized protein LOC119367849; amino-acid sequence: MDQVRDAPPSGTVESDYETIAGLRYKEMAASKGKPFPFKHVWSILQTFDKWKLRDQETAPKKSAMLRMNDSEDEEERNVGKPEGNKKGKLRVKMEEEASSLREKMDHMIKAREELTTKTLEMKLLITEKKKEVKLAQVEAKREEAKRKAELEERMIKLKEAKVWKELMVEEKEHMMMSKKDMDQDQLQWWKDYKEDIAERKRMFRVASSTFRGDTPMSSCGDGGVYDSIGGDGHA